The following proteins come from a genomic window of Candidatus Thermoplasmatota archaeon:
- the arcC gene encoding carbamate kinase: MKVVVALGGNALIKPGQKGTSEEQFATAMQSVNNIVKMIKNGWEVAITHGNGPQVGSILLQQDVAKSVIAPMPLDVCVAQSQGQIGYMIQQCMLNSLALNGIKKNVAAIVTQVLVDENDPAFKNPTKPVGPTYKYDEALLRLKEGYIMGRQKGGWRIVVPSPDPITIIEGETIKKLTDDGVIVIAVGGGGIPVVKKGGKTVKIEGKEAVIDKDLASERLAAVINADLLLILTNVECVYLNYGSENQKRLKKVKLSEIKKYYHQGQFSPGSMGPKILAAIRFLENGGERAIISSIGNAWKAIEGKTGTQIVN; encoded by the coding sequence ATGAAAGTCGTCGTCGCTCTCGGCGGAAATGCGTTGATAAAGCCGGGGCAAAAGGGAACAAGCGAGGAACAGTTTGCAACGGCAATGCAGTCCGTAAATAACATAGTAAAGATGATAAAAAACGGATGGGAGGTTGCTATCACTCATGGGAACGGGCCCCAGGTCGGCTCGATTTTACTCCAGCAGGACGTGGCGAAGAGCGTTATCGCTCCGATGCCTCTCGATGTCTGTGTTGCACAATCTCAGGGGCAAATAGGATATATGATACAGCAGTGCATGCTCAACTCGCTTGCCCTCAACGGCATTAAAAAGAATGTAGCAGCGATTGTCACTCAGGTCCTTGTAGATGAAAATGATCCTGCATTCAAAAATCCAACCAAGCCCGTTGGGCCCACGTACAAATACGATGAAGCCCTATTAAGACTGAAAGAGGGTTACATAATGGGCAGGCAGAAGGGAGGATGGCGTATCGTAGTCCCATCGCCAGATCCAATAACCATAATTGAAGGAGAAACGATAAAAAAATTAACCGATGATGGCGTGATTGTGATTGCAGTGGGCGGGGGCGGCATCCCAGTTGTAAAGAAAGGAGGGAAAACAGTAAAAATAGAGGGAAAGGAGGCAGTCATTGACAAGGATCTGGCGTCTGAAAGGCTTGCCGCTGTGATAAACGCGGATTTGCTGCTCATTCTTACAAATGTGGAATGTGTTTATCTAAATTATGGAAGTGAAAATCAGAAAAGACTGAAGAAAGTAAAACTGTCAGAAATAAAAAAATACTACCATCAGGGGCAATTTTCCCCAGGTTCGATGGGACCGAAAATCCTTGCTGCAATACGCTTTCTCGAAAACGGTGGAGAGAGAGCAATAATCTCATCCATTGGAAATGCGTGGAAGGCAATAGAAGGAAAAACAGGGACACAGATTGTTAACTAA
- a CDS encoding plasmid pRiA4b ORF-3 family protein → MKKKFDQVYQFKISLWGIRPPIWRRIQVPETYTFWDLHVAIQDVMGWTDYHLHEFGMISPKTGEKVRIGIPEGDFDKEVLPGWKQKIADYFSQENRKADYVYDFGDDWEHIIELEKILPKEEKIKYPICIKGKRACPPEDCGGIGGYYNLLEIIKNPDHEEYEEMLDWLGGEFDPEHFGVEEVSFDDPVKRRKIAFG, encoded by the coding sequence ATGAAAAAGAAATTCGACCAGGTGTATCAATTTAAGATCTCATTATGGGGTATTAGACCGCCTATTTGGCGACGGATACAAGTTCCGGAAACCTATACTTTTTGGGATCTACACGTTGCCATTCAGGATGTAATGGGTTGGACAGATTATCATCTCCATGAATTTGGAATGATCTCTCCTAAAACTGGAGAAAAAGTGAGAATAGGAATTCCTGAGGGAGATTTTGACAAAGAAGTTCTTCCGGGATGGAAACAAAAAATTGCTGATTATTTTTCACAGGAGAATAGAAAAGCAGATTATGTATATGATTTTGGTGATGATTGGGAACATATTATCGAGTTGGAAAAAATCCTCCCGAAAGAAGAAAAAATCAAATATCCCATATGTATCAAAGGGAAAAGAGCATGTCCACCAGAAGATTGTGGTGGGATTGGTGGTTATTACAACCTATTGGAAATCATAAAAAATCCTGATCATGAGGAGTATGAAGAAATGTTAGACTGGCTTGGTGGGGAATTTGATCCTGAACATTTTGGTGTAGAAGAAGTTAGTTTTGATGATCCCGTTAAACGTCGAAAAATTGCATTTGGGTAG